A window of Mucilaginibacter sp. PAMC 26640 contains these coding sequences:
- a CDS encoding acriflavin resistance protein, with the protein MSIAEIAVKRPLFIIVIFTVLFLFGALSYSKLNYKLLPNIEVATVSVSTVYPGASASEVETSVTKKLEDAFASVEGLDKISSTSQEGVSQIAVQLKGGTDVDQAEREIQRKADQAQNDLPDNIDRPIVNKINLEETPVIRAGVTSTLAPKALYDLVDQDFRPLLQNVSGVGQINIIGGDEREIQVNIDQGKLRAYGLDITQVSEAINNANRSFPAGRIETQNQQVSIQFDANVASVGQISKLIIKQQPGGGSIYLKDIAEVVDATAKVTAINHINGLPSVGVQVIKQTDANAVNVSKGVKAMFSRLESQYKAQGIRFTVSSDQSTYTLRSADAVMEDLGIAVVIVGVVMLAFLHSFRSSMFVMVALPSSIIPTFIAMYCLGFSLNLMTLMAMSLVVGILVDDSIVVLENIYRHLEMGSDRRKAALDGRNEIGFTAMAITLVDVVVFLPLALSGGMIGSILREFSLVVVFSTLMSLFVSFTVTPMLASRFGRLEHLTKETLWGRLNLGFEHIIDVLKEKYGKLLEVVLYKKRWLLSMVILLIIGSLMLVGKGFIGASFIPVSDQGELLLNLELEPAASIYQTNMVTQQVEKIVMARPEVEKVFSSIGFVSGGVVGTGNNANRAELTVSLKDRKERGMTADEFGVLIQQKLSAAIPGVKITASSTSITGNASSAPIQIAIKGVDRQAVRSVAERYRSLVTAIPGTKFVQLSVKDQKPQVDVKLNRDKMTLLGINASQVGGSLQNAFSGNSQGKFKQSGNEYDILISLDRNDRSNINDVRNLPFINSDGKAFVLSQFAEVSDGLGESVLQRSDRMGSITVNANVAGRPTGTVASEIKLKAAKIKLPEGITVEYLGDVKNQADAFGSLGLALIIGIVLVYLIMVALYESVIYPFVVLFSIPVALIGALLALALAMETLNIFSIIGLIMLLGLVSKNAILIVDFTNQLKDLDGYSAKEALIEAGKERLRPILMTTLAMILGMLPIAIATGAGSEIKNGMAWVIIGGLTSSMILTLFVVPVMYLIIDQLAMKFRKKQTI; encoded by the coding sequence ATGTCAATAGCAGAGATTGCCGTTAAACGGCCCTTATTCATCATCGTCATTTTTACCGTACTTTTCCTGTTTGGCGCGTTAAGCTATTCTAAGCTCAATTACAAGCTCCTACCAAACATTGAGGTCGCAACTGTATCTGTAAGTACGGTCTATCCCGGCGCTTCTGCTTCGGAGGTAGAAACATCCGTTACTAAAAAACTGGAAGATGCCTTCGCTTCTGTAGAAGGCCTGGATAAGATCAGTTCAACTTCACAGGAGGGCGTATCCCAGATCGCAGTACAGCTAAAAGGCGGGACAGATGTGGATCAGGCTGAACGTGAAATACAACGTAAGGCTGACCAGGCACAAAATGACCTGCCTGATAATATCGACCGTCCAATAGTTAACAAGATCAACCTGGAGGAAACACCCGTTATTCGGGCAGGAGTAACGTCAACGCTTGCGCCAAAAGCACTGTATGACCTGGTTGATCAGGACTTTCGCCCCCTGCTTCAGAATGTTAGCGGTGTGGGGCAAATCAATATCATCGGCGGCGACGAAAGGGAGATCCAGGTCAACATCGATCAGGGAAAGCTACGGGCGTATGGATTGGATATTACCCAGGTAAGCGAAGCGATTAATAACGCAAACAGGTCTTTTCCTGCAGGCCGGATAGAAACCCAAAACCAGCAGGTTTCCATCCAGTTCGATGCTAACGTGGCCTCTGTAGGTCAGATCAGTAAGCTCATCATCAAACAACAGCCAGGCGGCGGTAGCATCTACCTGAAAGACATTGCCGAGGTGGTTGATGCGACGGCAAAAGTGACGGCTATCAATCACATCAATGGTTTGCCATCCGTTGGTGTACAGGTGATCAAACAAACCGACGCTAATGCGGTAAACGTTAGTAAAGGTGTAAAAGCGATGTTCAGCCGACTGGAAAGCCAATATAAGGCACAAGGCATTCGTTTTACGGTTTCAAGCGACCAATCCACCTATACGCTTCGCTCGGCGGACGCGGTAATGGAAGACCTTGGGATTGCGGTTGTGATCGTAGGGGTGGTCATGTTAGCCTTCCTGCATAGTTTCCGCAGTTCCATGTTCGTAATGGTCGCGCTGCCCTCTTCTATTATACCAACCTTTATTGCAATGTATTGCCTTGGTTTTTCACTTAACCTGATGACCCTGATGGCCATGTCACTGGTCGTTGGCATCCTGGTCGATGATTCCATTGTGGTGCTGGAGAATATCTACCGGCACCTGGAAATGGGATCTGATCGCCGTAAGGCGGCGCTGGATGGCCGTAACGAGATCGGTTTTACAGCCATGGCGATTACGCTGGTGGATGTTGTTGTTTTCCTGCCCCTGGCATTGTCCGGTGGTATGATCGGTTCGATTTTGCGGGAGTTTTCTCTGGTTGTCGTATTCTCCACACTGATGAGTTTGTTTGTGTCTTTTACGGTAACTCCCATGTTGGCCAGCCGTTTCGGCAGGCTGGAGCACCTGACAAAAGAGACGCTTTGGGGCCGCCTGAACCTGGGCTTTGAACATATAATTGATGTGTTAAAAGAAAAGTACGGTAAATTACTGGAAGTCGTATTATACAAAAAACGCTGGTTGCTGTCCATGGTAATCTTGCTCATCATTGGGTCGCTCATGCTGGTCGGCAAAGGTTTTATCGGCGCTTCCTTTATCCCTGTGAGTGATCAGGGCGAATTATTGCTTAACCTGGAACTTGAACCGGCGGCCTCCATCTACCAGACCAATATGGTCACCCAGCAGGTGGAAAAAATAGTTATGGCCCGGCCGGAAGTGGAGAAAGTCTTTTCCAGTATCGGTTTTGTAAGCGGCGGTGTCGTGGGTACCGGTAATAATGCGAACAGGGCTGAGCTTACGGTCAGCCTTAAAGATCGTAAAGAAAGGGGTATGACTGCCGACGAGTTCGGTGTACTGATACAACAAAAACTGAGTGCTGCAATTCCAGGTGTTAAAATAACAGCATCATCGACGTCTATCACCGGCAACGCCAGTTCCGCGCCTATACAGATCGCAATTAAAGGGGTGGACCGACAGGCTGTTCGCAGCGTGGCGGAACGCTATCGAAGCCTGGTAACTGCTATACCGGGAACCAAGTTTGTGCAGCTGTCGGTAAAAGACCAAAAGCCGCAGGTGGACGTGAAGCTGAACCGGGATAAAATGACCTTGCTGGGCATCAATGCGAGCCAGGTCGGAGGCTCCCTTCAAAATGCCTTTAGTGGCAACAGTCAAGGCAAGTTCAAACAGTCAGGAAATGAATATGACATACTGATCAGTCTGGACCGTAATGACCGGTCTAATATCAACGACGTGCGCAACCTCCCTTTTATCAATAGTGACGGCAAAGCCTTTGTGCTGAGCCAATTTGCAGAAGTCTCAGACGGGCTGGGGGAAAGTGTATTACAGCGAAGCGACCGGATGGGTTCGATCACGGTTAACGCCAATGTTGCCGGACGTCCAACGGGCACAGTTGCCAGTGAGATCAAATTGAAGGCGGCAAAGATCAAACTTCCCGAAGGAATTACGGTGGAATATCTTGGTGATGTTAAAAATCAGGCAGATGCTTTTGGCAGCCTGGGCCTTGCACTCATTATCGGCATTGTCCTGGTTTATCTCATTATGGTCGCGCTCTATGAAAGCGTAATCTATCCCTTTGTCGTGTTATTCTCTATACCAGTGGCCTTAATCGGTGCCTTGCTCGCGTTGGCGCTTGCCATGGAAACGCTGAATATCTTTTCGATCATTGGCCTGATCATGTTATTGGGCCTGGTGTCCAAAAATGCCATCCTGATCGTTGACTTTACCAATCAGTTAAAAGATCTGGATGGTTATAGCGCTAAAGAGGCATTGATCGAAGCGGGCAAAGAGCGCTTACGACCGATATTGATGACCACATTGGCCATGATCCTGGGCATGCTTCCCATTGCTATTGCTACTGGTGCGGGCTCGGAGATCAAGAACGGTATGGCCTGGGTGATCATCGGCGGATTGACCAGTTCCATGATACTGACATTATTTGTTGTTCCGGTGATGTACCTCATTATTGATCAATTGGCTATGAAATTCCGGAAAAAACAAACGATATAA
- a CDS encoding NADPH-dependent FMN reductase, with translation MSKTIGILAGSLRKESFSKKLANAVLNMAPEGFKFKVISLADLPIYNQDFDDDNEVPQAIVAYREEMASVDGVILITPEYNRSVPAVLKNALDVGSRPYGKSVWDAKPAAVFSNSPGNLSAFGANHHLRQSLVFLNVPTMQQPEVYLPKVNELFDDDGVIKDGSTKDFLQKAVDAYIIWFQKNS, from the coding sequence ATGAGCAAAACAATAGGTATTCTTGCTGGAAGTCTGCGCAAGGAATCATTTTCAAAAAAATTAGCAAACGCTGTATTAAATATGGCACCGGAAGGATTCAAATTTAAAGTTATCTCTTTAGCTGATCTTCCGATTTATAACCAGGACTTTGATGATGACAACGAAGTTCCCCAGGCCATTGTAGCGTATAGAGAGGAGATGGCATCAGTTGACGGCGTTATATTGATAACACCGGAATATAACAGATCCGTTCCAGCTGTTTTAAAAAACGCCTTAGATGTAGGGTCAAGGCCTTATGGAAAGAGTGTTTGGGATGCAAAACCTGCTGCAGTTTTTAGCAACTCACCGGGGAATTTGTCTGCCTTTGGCGCTAATCACCATTTAAGGCAAAGCCTGGTATTTTTGAATGTACCCACCATGCAACAGCCGGAGGTTTATCTCCCGAAAGTTAATGAGCTATTTGATGATGATGGAGTAATAAAAGATGGAAGCACTAAGGACTTTTTGCAGAAGGCGGTAGATGCTTATATAATTTGGTTTCAGAAAAATAGTTAA
- a CDS encoding dioxygenase (seems to be involved in biofilm formation; in asymptomatic bacteriuria E. coli strains 83972 and VR50, the ygiD gene is upregulated during biofilm formation in urine), translating to MPMLFIGHGHPMNALWDNDFTQTLTKLGKNMDKPSAVLVISAHWETIGTYVSVNPKPRTIHDFGGFSKELFDVRYEPMGHPELARELKSMVSITDVIEDHDMGLDHGAWTVLKFIWPDADVPVFEMSMDYSKPAAFHYQLGKQFKELRRKGVLILCSGNIVHNLRMIDWRDIDAKPYDWNLEFDQFVKNQLENRSFEALINYEKAGAAARLSIPTNDHYMPLMYALGLIDKNESIKHIYEGYQFGSLSMRCFQAG from the coding sequence ATGCCCATGTTGTTTATCGGGCACGGCCATCCCATGAATGCTTTGTGGGATAATGATTTTACGCAAACGCTTACGAAACTTGGTAAAAACATGGATAAACCGAGTGCGGTATTGGTTATATCAGCGCATTGGGAAACTATTGGGACGTATGTCAGCGTCAATCCCAAACCACGCACGATCCATGATTTTGGCGGTTTCTCAAAGGAGTTATTTGATGTGAGGTACGAACCAATGGGCCATCCCGAACTGGCACGTGAATTAAAGTCAATGGTTTCCATTACTGATGTAATCGAAGATCACGATATGGGCCTCGACCACGGAGCATGGACAGTATTGAAATTTATCTGGCCCGATGCCGATGTACCGGTATTTGAAATGAGCATGGATTATTCGAAGCCAGCGGCATTCCATTATCAATTAGGCAAACAGTTTAAAGAACTGCGCCGTAAGGGTGTACTCATTCTTTGCAGCGGCAACATAGTGCATAACCTAAGAATGATCGACTGGCGGGATATTGATGCCAAACCTTATGATTGGAATCTGGAATTCGACCAATTTGTAAAGAATCAATTAGAAAACCGGAGTTTCGAGGCTTTAATCAATTATGAAAAAGCAGGAGCAGCTGCGCGTTTGTCTATCCCAACGAATGACCACTACATGCCGCTGATGTATGCGCTGGGATTGATCGACAAAAACGAGTCTATCAAACACATTTATGAAGGCTATCAGTTTGGCAGTTTAAGCATGCGCTGTTTTCAGGCCGGGTAA
- a CDS encoding polyketide cyclase yields MKTLSKATVILLLIVSTMGLGVKAQSKQEIAKMQQQLKQLTAADKLVQQHLKTFDTLDYTVFSGQQWARFHESHGKDIKVYWPDGHITTGLAKHVDDMKALFVYAPDTRIKQHPIRFGSGNFTAVTGVFEGTFTKPMPVGNGKFIQPTGKKFNIPMATIGIWKDGVMTEEHLFWDNKAYLDQIGLGK; encoded by the coding sequence ATGAAAACTTTATCAAAGGCTACCGTGATACTATTATTAATAGTAAGCACAATGGGTTTAGGTGTAAAAGCACAATCCAAACAGGAAATCGCAAAGATGCAGCAACAGTTAAAACAACTGACAGCAGCAGACAAATTAGTTCAACAACATTTAAAAACATTTGACACGTTAGACTATACCGTATTCAGCGGCCAGCAATGGGCCCGCTTTCACGAAAGCCATGGTAAGGATATTAAAGTATACTGGCCGGATGGTCACATCACAACTGGTTTGGCTAAACATGTTGACGATATGAAAGCATTATTTGTTTATGCGCCTGATACGCGCATCAAACAACACCCTATTCGCTTCGGTTCTGGAAATTTTACGGCTGTTACCGGTGTTTTCGAAGGTACTTTTACAAAACCTATGCCTGTAGGCAATGGAAAATTCATCCAGCCGACCGGCAAAAAATTCAATATCCCGATGGCAACCATCGGCATCTGGAAAGATGGTGTAATGACTGAAGAGCATTTATTCTGGGATAACAAGGCCTACCTTGACCAAATTGGTTTAGGCAAGTAA
- a CDS encoding alcohol dehydrogenase, which yields MEITAAVVKAQGSEFELTKVILDQPKSDEVLVRIVATGICHTDMVARDFVMGSPNFPVILGHEGSGVIESIGEDVHHLNVGDHVVLTYGYCGECEICRSGTPAYCYEFFPRNFSGARMDGSHNHHYPDGKVLNDNFFSQSSFATYAIAHKNNVIAVPKDAPLEILGPLGCGIQTGAGAVINSLKVKIGSSIVITGTGAVGLAALMAAKASSATVIIAVDINEERLNFSKEFGATHTINSLTEDVSKRILEILPNGVQYGIDTTGRNEVINNVLSSLAPLGEMVCIGVARKPLELETNIFLTKGYKIRWINQGDSVPQEFIPKLIHMYQLGQFPFDKLIKTYAFQDINEAVEDSEKGRTIKSVLLIGEYKQ from the coding sequence ATGGAAATCACAGCAGCTGTCGTTAAAGCACAAGGCAGCGAATTTGAACTGACAAAAGTAATTTTAGACCAACCCAAATCTGATGAAGTGTTGGTCAGGATCGTAGCAACCGGTATTTGTCATACCGATATGGTGGCACGCGATTTCGTCATGGGTTCTCCCAACTTTCCGGTGATCCTGGGTCATGAAGGATCGGGTGTTATCGAAAGCATCGGCGAGGATGTTCATCACCTGAACGTAGGCGACCACGTGGTACTGACCTATGGCTATTGCGGAGAATGCGAGATCTGCCGTTCCGGTACGCCGGCTTACTGCTATGAATTTTTTCCGCGGAACTTCTCGGGTGCCCGTATGGATGGTTCGCATAATCACCATTATCCGGATGGCAAGGTGCTTAATGACAATTTCTTTTCACAATCGTCTTTTGCTACCTACGCCATAGCGCATAAAAATAATGTGATTGCAGTTCCCAAAGATGCGCCATTGGAAATATTGGGCCCATTGGGTTGCGGTATCCAAACTGGTGCAGGGGCCGTTATCAACTCTCTGAAGGTTAAGATCGGCAGCTCTATTGTGATCACAGGCACCGGTGCAGTAGGATTAGCGGCATTAATGGCAGCCAAGGCGTCTTCCGCTACCGTCATCATTGCCGTTGATATCAATGAAGAAAGATTAAATTTTTCTAAAGAGTTTGGTGCAACCCATACCATTAACAGTTTAACCGAGGACGTATCGAAACGTATCCTGGAGATATTGCCCAATGGTGTGCAGTATGGCATCGATACAACCGGCAGAAACGAAGTGATCAACAATGTTTTATCCAGCCTGGCGCCATTGGGCGAAATGGTCTGTATCGGCGTGGCCCGTAAGCCGCTCGAACTGGAAACCAATATCTTTTTGACCAAAGGTTACAAGATCAGGTGGATCAACCAGGGCGACAGTGTCCCGCAGGAATTTATTCCTAAACTGATCCATATGTATCAGTTAGGTCAATTCCCTTTCGACAAGCTGATCAAAACATATGCTTTCCAGGATATTAACGAGGCGGTTGAAGATTCGGAAAAAGGAAGGACGATCAAGTCTGTGCTATTGATCGGCGAATACAAACAATAG